GCGAGGCCAGAGCGGGGACGTCGGCGCTCGTCACCGCGGCTCCGCCCCAAAGGACCGTGCCGTCCGCCCTCACCGACACCAGCAGGGCCCCGCCCTCCCTCTTCGGCATCCCCTCGCCGCGGGGCAGATCCACCTCCACCCTCCCCTGCACGAAGCTGGCGG
This region of Fretibacterium sp. OH1220_COT-178 genomic DNA includes:
- a CDS encoding ExbD/TolR family protein, giving the protein MRRRSRKRLELDITPLIDVLFMLIIFFVLTASFVQGRVEVDLPRGEGMPKREGGALLVSVRADGTVLWGGAAVTSADVPALAS